The genome window ATGGCATTGTCTTGAACTTCTTAATTAGATGCTCTGtcattattttgtatgtatgCTGCTATAGCCTGGTGCACTTCCGTTTGGAATTCTAGTTTATCTAAATCAATTGTGTTGGAAATGGGTAATAGGTTTAGATGCTTAAATCCCATTTGTCCACTAGGTGGCGTACCTAATCCAGCAGCAGGTGATCCCACCATTCTGCAACCTTCTGACAGTCAAGGATGCACAGGTGGTCCAGGTGGTGCTGGATGGACTCAGCAACATCCTGAAGATGGCTGATGATGAAGCAGAGATGGTCGCTAACTTGATCGAGGAGTGTGGAGGTCAGATATACAAAGAGGTCTAATTTAATACATGAGATCCTTCAGCAATgataattcatattttatatagtACCTGAAGTGTCTTGTAAAGCTGGCTTTGTTTTCACAAcataaacaaatgtttaaaaagcatcagttatgGTGTCCTTAACAGGAAAGTAACTGTTTATCTGGTTATTGTATGAATGGTGTTCCATATAGTCTTAAACACTGCCAACTTAaactttttcctgtcttttgtgCTGAGGCTTACTTTTTATACCTTGTCCTCTCTCCACAGGGTTGGAAAAAATTGAGCAACTTCAAAATCATGAAAATGAAGATATCTATAAACTGGCCTATGAAATAATAGATCAGTTCTTCTCATCAGATGATGTAAGTCATACTACTTATTTCGGTTGggatttatatttactcatttagcagacgcttttgtccaaagcaacatacatctcagcaaaagtacaatttatgcattacattaaggaTTTCATTGGCGTGATGGTTTTTAGTTgggtatttgtgtgttttgaacaataatgtaaatgtgttttttccaagGAGGGTCAAAGACATATTaagttgatttatttaattgtacTACGTGCATAATGAGTTGAGGTGTTCATGATATTTTGATCTTCCTCAGATTGACGAAGACTCAAGTCTGGTGCCCGAAGCAATCCAGGGTGGAACCTATGGGTTCAACTCCTCTACTAATGTGCCAGCCGAGGGGTTCCAGTTCTAGAAAGCACCTGTGATTGGGGAGTTAGGTCGCGATGCAGCACTCTGTTCAACAAAAATTGCGAGCAAGAGAGCGAGAGTGTGAGAGAAATTAGATCCATTGTGCTTTGTTCAGTGGATCCTTGGCTGCATTTAATCCAGGAGAAATTGTGTGGATTTCGTTTGGCATTCCGCGAGAATCAGCCCAAATGAAATAGCGATGGCGAATGGGTGCAAGTGAGAATGAGTGGCTAAATGTTGCAAAAAAACATCTACACCAAATGCTTTGGAAGACATTTTGATTAACTTGCAAAGTTATGGGAGGTGTCTACTAAACAGAATAAGATGTCAATTGTGGGAGGAGCCATTGAAATCAATCTGAGGAaaactggggtggggggagacaAAGAACCATATTTATAATGTTGTGGTCCGttgaggtgggggagggggggttagGCACAAGATGAGAAAGGTGATGGGGGGAGAGCAGCAACCCTGCACCCTGAGGGCCACACTATGGGACTGAATGGATCCATACCGTGCGTGTGAATGTGTGGACTCTGCCCTAAGGAACCCGGTTCCTCTCCTCCAGGCCCCAGGGCTCCCCCACAAGGAGCTGGGCGGGTCCAGCGCCGAGCGTGTGCGAGAGTGGTGGGTGTGTGCGTGACTGGGCGAGAGACTGGATGTGTACgcatgcaaagaaaacaaaatgcaaacgatgaaaaaagagcaacaaaaaTTGCCCACAAGGCGGCTCATGTGAACCAGGAACATCCTTCCCAAATGGAAGAATGTTAACTCTAAACAATAAAATGGGTAAGACACCATGCTATATGTTGTTAGTATTAAGTGACTTTTCACACTGGACAATGAAGTTTTAAGTTGAAGACAGTGCATTACATAAAGGTGCAAGTAGACCTTTCAAtccagtgtctttttttccttcaaagcttttattttcagtgtttgtgcagaagtgaaatatttttttgactCCCTTTTCTGTACTTAGTACCAAAAATTGATTTGATGCTGCAAATATCCATGATGCCACCTCtagaataatttttctttttttccttgcatGAATTATTTTTCCCCTTGGAGCAAAAATGATTGTTGCTATACCCAAAAGCTTCAAATTGTCACAGGAGAATGAGAGAAATGGCCATTTTGTGTAACTTTGTGAGTCCTAATCTTTGCATGTACTAATTATTTTAGGGGTTTCTTTTAGTTATAGTGTACAAAACGtaatttttctttgtagaatacagtgctgtttaaatgtttctttcagCCACCGACCCTTTTCTCACTTTAGTTTCTAATTTTCAAAGGCAGACCTTTCTAAACATTTGCACATTAACATGAAGTTGGCAGTTTGTGAAATGTGCAAATTAGATGTATCAACACCTTTAACGACGTGCgtagtattttactgtattctgGGTTTTTTATGATAGACAAGTAATCCACTTGGAGTCACTTTTGGGGGAGCTGAGATGTTTATAAAACATGACTTGCAATATATATCTGCCTCTGATCTTGGAGGTGCTTTTCAGTAGAAGTAATAAGTACCGCAGGAGCTGGGGACCCTCTTTCGGAGACTTTGGAATGGGGGTCGGAAGCGATGCGCGAACCAGTTGTCCCGCTCCAGGTGCCAGGGCGCCCCCAGCCTGCTGTGTACTTCTACTGTGTGTTGAGAAATTTGAACCACCGTAGGGATGGGTTACATTGTGTGGTCACGGCCTTCTGTCGGACTTGGGCTATTTTTTCCAGCATTCCTTGTCAGCGAagatgtggttaaaaaaaaaaaaaaaaaaagttgaaaggaTGAGCAAAAACATGGTTTGCTTAACCTGTTGAAGTTAGATTTACAGGCTAggttgtctttaaaaaaaaaaaataaataaataaatgctaaaacATGACAATGTCCAAGTGTCTTGTTTTGTTATGTCATTTAGAGAGGAATGGTTTAACTGAATGTATAAAAACGTGTTTTGGAACCCCTCTCATTTTCTAGTTTTATTCATTACGGCACTCTGTCCAACCAGTCCCTCACCGCGGTCCTGGTTACTAACGGTCTCCGTCAGCGGTTCCCGCTCGTAACGGCCGCTGCACCGATCCGTCATCCGGAGTTTGTATTTAAATCGCTTGGCGGGCGTTGTGATTGGCTGCGGCGTTCGTGTAGGCGAGGCGCACGCGCAGAATTGCTCGACCGAACGGGACGGCGGAAGTGCGAAATGTAACCGAGTACAAGTCGGGCGGAGGGAAGTAGGCGAGTCGTGAAGAGCGGCGGCGCGGATCCGGAGTGCGACACTAGCAGGTAAATTACCGCAAACGGTGTGACGCGAATTAGCCTACATGCACGGTGGGAGATTAAGTGCTTTTCAGTCCACCGTGGGTTTGTGctactgactgactgactggtcGTGGCTTGCTTACCTGTTGCTGAGGGAAGGAAGGTCCCAGAAGAGCTCGTGGTGGTGAGTGTGCGCGAGCGTCCCTCTCACACAGTGGACTCTGAGGTGTGACCGCCCCCAACGCGAAGGGAACGACCGGCTGTACCAGTCTAGTGTGACCAGCCGCACAAATAACATTGTAGCCACCCTCGTCGCTGATTGGCGCGAACAGATATTAATGTGAACAAGGGCTGCTGGGAAGTATACGTTAGTTGTGCAACCATAGACGGGACTGTCGGGGGCTGTGTAAGGGGATGAGCCCTTCGCGAAGGTTCTTTAGAAAAGGCTTCGGACAATCCCTCCTTCGCGCTCTTGTTTTAATAATAGGTGTGCAATTATGGGCAGCTTCTGCGTATCTTCTCGAACCCGCTGTGGCCACAGTTCTTGGACAAATGGTTGACGGGTCTTCCAGAGTCCTTTTCGTTGTTTGCTGCACACACGTGTCTCAGTCTTGTCCACACTGCTTCACCCCTCCCCTCtgtatttcagcagtttttgtggaagcatAAATGAGAAGTACTTAAATTCCATCCGGTTAACTTATTGTAGGAAGTAAAAGACTGCGCTCATAATGACGGGATTACCTGGATTCCTTCATGTAATgctgtaaattttatttatggaGGTTATCCCATATCAGGCAGGTGAAATGTGATTTGTACAAACtaaagtaatgaaaacattttgtagtGTTAGATGTTATTGTTACCAGTGACTGATGgcacttttttttcatttctacatTGTTACACAGTTACAAGTAAAGTCACACTTAGTGCTAATTGAGCAtcatgactgttttttttttttttttcttttctccccagaTGCCATGCAGACAGTGAGTGCAGCAGTGGAGACACTGAGCAGCTCAGACTGAGGGACGACAAGAGCTTCTCTCACTGAGGTGGGAATCATGTGGCCTCCAGCCTGAGAGCACTTTCCGCACCCACTGATTTCTGCTGCAGCCGCACACTCACTGGGCTGGCACTTTTGTCGTATACAGCTGGTGCTTGACTTAGGACGGGGTTCCGTTCAGGCATCAGCTTTGTTATAAGTTGACGATCCTCttacagtataaatgtaaatttataaagATATGCAAACAATTAACATGTAGGAATGCTATGTTTTATAGTAGggttttcttatatttttctgtggtttcatgcattattcatgttaaaatactaATAGAGAATGACAGTGTACAGTCAGAATTATATTTTgatgctgcactgttattttctttcatttctaaatctgttgtcttacgctttttccttttctgcatcACTAGAGCACTCGTGTTTTTGCTTCCAAACGGTTGCAATAAGAATAACTTGAGCGGAGTCACAAATGaaactgtgtgtaaatggcATTGTTGTGAATAAAATGCCATCACTGACTGAGGCAACAAGAAATAAAGGTGCCTTGTGGCCAGTGGATATTGTACGGCAGACTTATTAGATGTATGGCCCAACGTGGGCACTCAAAGTGttagtgcctcacagctcctggactgtaagtttgaatctcactcagtctgtggagtttgcatgttcttcccatgttcatgtgggttttctctgggtgctctggtttcttcccatagtccaaagacacgtgcttcaggtgaattagCGACTAATTTGTACTTAGTGTGTGAATAAGTGAgtcagtaagtgtgtgtgcgcaccctGCCTATTGCCCTATGCTCTCAGCATAGAccctggaccactgtgaccctcccCTGAACAGGTGGTTGTGAACAGTGGACTATATACCTTCTCGGTATAAACATTCTTACCACAGTTGCTCTACGGtgaactgtcatttttttttttttcctcctctttagAAACCATTACATCCAAAGCTGTGGTGACCTGCTGAACACCACACCCACTATGGATAACCTTGAGGAGGACCtcacctgctctgtgtgttACTCGCTGTTCTCCGACCCACGCGTGTTGCCCTGCTCCCACACCTTCTGCAGGGCCTGTCTGGAGAGCGTCCTACAGGTGTCCGGCAACTTCTCCATCTGGCGCCCGCTGCGCATCCCTCTCAAGTGCCCTAACTGTCGCAGCATGGTGGAGCTGCCACCCTCTGGGGTGGACGCCCTGCCCATCAACGTCTCACTGCGTGCCATCATCGAGAAGTTCCAGCGCGACAGCCAACCGCGCCTGCCAACCTGCGTCGAACATCCCCGGCAGCCGCTTAACGTCTACTGCGTCCAGGACCGCAAGCTCATCTGTGGCTTCTGCCTGACCGTCGGACAGCACCAGGGCCACACCATCGATGACCTCCAGACAGCCTACATAAAGGAGCGTGAAACTCCTGCCCGCCTCATTGAGCAGCTGACGGACAAGCGCTGGACCGAGGTGTGTGCGCTGGCGGAGCAGCTTGAGCAGGAGAAGGCTCGTTGCGAGAGTCTGTTGCAGCAGGACCGCGATGCCGTCAGCCAGTTCTTCCAGGGAATAGACCGAATCCTGGCTCGCAAGAAAGCAGCCTTCATGGAGGCGCTGGACAAGGCCAACGCGGAGCTTTCGCGCATCTACGACCCACTCATCGATGAGCTGAAGGACATGAAGGAGGAGCAACTGGACCTCATCTCTTACAGCTCTGCCGTCGAGACCGAGGACTCGCCGCTGGCCTTTCTCGAGAAGGTCCATCTCTTCCAGGAGAGGGTGGAGGCCCTCAGCAAGGCGCCCCTTCCCAGGGTGAAGGCTGTCTGCATCCACCCTCGAGCAGGACGCTTCTTGGAAGAGCGCTGGGCCGGCATGACCATCGCCGACCTGGAGCAGGGCCAGATCCCGCACATCAGCTGCTGCTCGGAGGGGTGTTGCCGAAAAGAGGCCGCGTCCCGCAGCTGGAGCCCGGAGTGGCCTGCTGCCCCCAGCCCTGTAGCCGCACTCCTGGTGCTGCTCCTTTTGTCATTCGTGCTGCTGGGCTTCAGTTTCTCGTACCCTTTCACCTTCGGCCTTCCTCAGCTGAATCAGCTGCTGCAGGCATTTGTCCACGGACTGAGTGGCAACGTCTGCGTGCTCAAAGAGACCTTGTGGTGCTGGCAGTCCACGCTGGGTGACACCATCCTCAGGTGTAGGATCCTCCTTTCCTCTCTTGGAGAAACGACGACTAATTACGTGGGCTCCATCTACAGGATGTTTTGATTTCCTTGGAAAACTTCTCTGCTTGTTACGAACACATTTGTTTGAACATAACTTAGTAGATGTACATACATGTTGTTCAGCTGTTGAACTGAagtgtatttaaaatgactaatatGCTGTTATTGTCACTGAGCAGCCATGTTTATAACTTGCCAAAGCGCTCATTTACCTGACCTTCCTCTCATGTAGGATACACTTTTGCTAAtactatttttatatattaaaaaaaactatcaatACTTTGGGCTAAATGTTTCTTTTCGTAGAGCCTCGCTAATACCCCAAGTCTGCTACCTtcagtgtaaatattaattttacactttattAATTCTGAGtcatgtttttcaaaagaatATGGGCaacaactcaaaaaaaaaaaaaaatctctgcttaATAcacggggacagctggtagcgtaggggttcAAGCTGCTATTGTTCGAGCCACAAGTTTCacgtttgatccctacctccagttgtagtaccctctagcgaggtacttaccctatattgctccaataaaattacacagctctataaatgggtaaataaatttaagtagATTGACAGTGTAAGATGCTctacaaaaaaaagtcagctaaataaatagtgCTGTGAAATCAGTTTAATTACTGCAGCTTTAGTGAGTTGCTCTCTTTAAATTTTAGG of Scleropages formosus chromosome 10, fSclFor1.1, whole genome shotgun sequence contains these proteins:
- the trim59 gene encoding tripartite motif-containing protein 59; this encodes MDNLEEDLTCSVCYSLFSDPRVLPCSHTFCRACLESVLQVSGNFSIWRPLRIPLKCPNCRSMVELPPSGVDALPINVSLRAIIEKFQRDSQPRLPTCVEHPRQPLNVYCVQDRKLICGFCLTVGQHQGHTIDDLQTAYIKERETPARLIEQLTDKRWTEVCALAEQLEQEKARCESLLQQDRDAVSQFFQGIDRILARKKAAFMEALDKANAELSRIYDPLIDELKDMKEEQLDLISYSSAVETEDSPLAFLEKVHLFQERVEALSKAPLPRVKAVCIHPRAGRFLEERWAGMTIADLEQGQIPHISCCSEGCCRKEAASRSWSPEWPAAPSPVAALLVLLLLSFVLLGFSFSYPFTFGLPQLNQLLQAFVHGLSGNVCVLKETLWCWQSTLGDTILRCRILLSSLGETTTNYVGSIYRMF